The DNA sequence GACCAATGCCCCAACAAATGATGATTACAGTGAATCATCATCGCAAGAATCACTTCTGTCTGAACGGGAAGGTGGTGCTATTACTTATCATCAATATTATCACGTTTTTAGGGAAGGGGAACTTGATCAGTTGATTAATACGtatgttgaaaatttacatattatttcGTCGTATTACGACCATGCCAATTGGTGTATTGTCGCTGAAAAAGTTCAAGTTTGGACtatataacattttatatctTGTAAAAATTAGCTATTTTATATGCTATTATTCTAGTTtgcttaataatttatcaagttgaGGACATAATTTAAATGCAGAAGAAACTAATAAAGCATAAAAATCCacctttaaataaaataagtgatttttttttcttttgtataaaTAAGTATTACATAGCCTACAATGCAACCCTTTAATTAAAAGCAATTAAACAtttgtgtgttaaaaaaaattaagtattggaaaaaaatttttttcaaaagtattaataaaaagaaatttagaaaatagaaaaaaaaattatcaaattgaaaataataaaaattttctgtatttCATAACTTAATATTCACTggtaactaaatattattattattattattataaaaagctAAGccccgttaaaaaaaatcttttgaagACCACGATTTCtgatttatcttttatttaaaccttattAGATTTAATGAGATTCAAAATATCTCTCCATTCATACATTCCTCGTAGATCCACACAGATCCAGAACACACCATTTTATTCGTCATTAGATTAagttaatttatgtaaatcaacacaaatgtatgtataaatacactgatacaaaaaattcaggagacaaatttttataaatttttttagtgatttttagAAGGCTATCTTTGTGAATAATGAtctatcgaaaaaaaattttgtaacttgAAAACTAGTTCCAAGATCTGATGAATTTTCTGAGTAAAGGCTAGCACGGAATTATGAGAAACAGTTCGAGACAAAATTcttttgagtttttaaattttccgctAAGAGAATCGATTGTCGACAAACtcgggaaattcaaatttcatttcgatttttaaaaatagtcgaGGCCTTAGACTTTACAGTTCTTATAATCACTTCATAATTAACTTCAATCGGTTCGTTAATTTGCTAAAGACATTAACATtccacatacatatatatatatatattatatatatatatatatatatatatacagtcaAATTCCATTAACTCAGTCAGCCTACGGAGGTGCGGGAATTTCTTGGAAATCCCGACTTATCGAATATCACTTCTTACAAAGTAAACTACACGCATGCGCCCTTACATCTCATGtatgatgtatatataaatatacacacacataaaAATGGATAGTATTGATGGGAGACAGCGTAGCTTGTAGTGGGAGTCCAGATTGAGAGGAAGTTCTGAGTTAATGAAACCCGACTTAAAGGGAAACGTCATCGGACCTCTTTCTCAGAGAAATGAACGGGAGTCTCTTTGTTGCACTCGTAgagtaaatgataattttaaaacaatttttctcgaagacaaattagaatttttgaaaatacgaaatttttagCCCTCTGTGAGGTTTTAAAAAACGTTAAAGGCTCTTTATTTTAGGTTTCCAGTGTTTTTCCatgaaattaattgaaaattggATGACGTTATCCCTTAACTCGGAAAGCCGCTGTTATATCTGCAATATACCGAAAATCAATCGAACGTACATACCCTCGTGACGTACATTCAAATTTCATTCACAGTTAATagacaatattattttctttttgaaaattagcgTGGCGgttcaattttgaatttcgaaaCTATAAAGCCTTATAGTGGTaacaaaatgtattttaaaataataaaaaaaagtcaccgTTTAAGAGTTAATGGACTTCGACtgcatataaatatgtatttatatcaCACAGCTTCCAGctgagattaaataattaacagtcCTCAAACATTCTAAGCCGTTTTTTATTTAGCATACAAGAATGGCTTTCTTAacattgtttataattatagtaatttaaacaattatttggtTTCTTTGATAAGACAggtgatattttaataaatattgtctgGATTAAATCTCAATGACTTTTATAACTACTTACTTTAAATggttactttaaataatatcaaaatagccgatattaaaattattttatttaacttttccTTGGGCCGCAACTGCAGCCATAGCGGCTTTGACTGTTTCTTCATCTCCCAAGAATTTCATAGAGACAATGGGTTTGAAATTTTCGTCTAGTTCATAAACGAATGGTATTCCCGTGGGTAAATTCAAGCCCATGATTTCATCGTTACTCAACtctggaaaaataattaacatcaattaaattaatcaacaaaACAAGTAAATTTAGTGGCTGCTTTTTCGgtttattctaaataaaaaaaactatttttaaaaaaattcaatatgagacaccggctaacttcagtgtcATAAATTTTCGCCATTTAATGAAGAAGCTAAGAaactttattcaaatattttcttcaaatttttacgtaaataaaaatctattaaaatatactCACGGTCAAGATGTTTAACAATTCCTCGCAAACTATTTCCATGAGCGGCGATGATAATTTTCTTGCCTTCTTTCAACTGAGGAATAATGACATCATTCCAATACGGCAAAGTTCGTTTAATAGTTAATTCAAGAGATTCAAACATAGGGAACTCATCTGCTTTAGGACCGTCTTTGTAACGCTCATCTTTTACAATcgtatcataatatttatggTCGGGTTCCATTGGTGGTGGAGGAGTATCAAATGATCTTCGCCAAATTTGTACTTGTTGCTCGCCGTATTTAGCAGCGGTCTCAGCTTTGTTCATACCAGTAAGCCCACCATAATGACGTTCATTCAATCGCCAGGTTTTGTAAATTGGAATATTTTCCTGGCCGATTTCTTTCAAAATGGTTTGAAGAGTAACCTGAGCTCGGGTTAAAACAGACGTGTGAGCTACGTCGAATCTATAACCTGAGTCTTTGAGGGCCTTCCCAGCAGCTATGGCTTCATTTTTTCCTGTTTCaagatgaagataattaaagattaagtgaaaatttgatacggatatttattaacagtatGCGGCTATTGGtccttgaataaattattacatagCATTGCTTACCTTTTTCAGATAATCCTGCGTCGAACCAAccgcaaaataaatttaattgattccATTCACTTTCGCCATGACGAACCATAACAATCCTATATTTGGCcatgattttataataattaataatcaaaacaatctagtcttgaGTTTACGTAATAAATCTTTAGCTTATCCCTTTCCGGCAAACGGCCCTGAAGTATAGATTAgatacaattcaaatttttcacgaGTCACGTAAGGTTTTGTCCCTCCCTCACTTTTTGGAGAATGTCTAGAACGGGCTGCTCAGCAAAAGCAGGTTtgctttcattttaatgttaaattacAAGTTTTTCTGGGCGGTAAATTGACGGAAAGCTGGTGCTGAAATATGATGTCAAGTCTACCGCAAGATTTCAAcaatcctgaagttagcagacaattagaaattttctgatttttttttttcaacaaataaattacaaaaaaaaataaaactaaaaatacgcaaacagaaaataaattgaggaaaaattgaccgcaaatttttctttccaacttttgctgtcaaattgtcagcaaattttagtaatttcaattgtcaaattactgtgAAATTCAAACTAAAGTGTCTATTAGGATCTACATACAATAGACAAGGAAAAGAAACTATTTTGTCATCAATATGTTGGCTTCATAATCAGTACCGTAGTTTTAAAACAACGAGCCtcaagaaaaacaaaataattttgacatattaaaaaacaaataatatttttgacatATACACACTATGTCTAGTGtgtaatttgtaatattttgtaattttaaattaaatataacccATAAACTGGAGgaacctaaaaattttaaacaaaaacatttCGAATTAtgacacttttttattttgttctacttacaaataattttatctattgttttcatcattatctataattatttaattaattaatttgacaaAATGTCATCAGCGCATTTATCCGGAGGACGACTCAACATCGGTTTGCTCCAGGAACAAGCCAGAAAACAATTGTTATGTCTTATTGAAAAATGCGATGGGCCAAAAGTAAGTGCTAAGATTTCAttggaatttcaaaaaaatcccaCCATATTTATAATCTACTAAAAATGATTAGGTATCATTGACTTGGTACAGAATTTCCGAAATGTATGTAGATTATATctataatattgttattttataacagGCTATCGTTTGGGACCAATCACTCGCTGGCCCAGTTGGTCTTATCgccaaatataatttattagaagaATATGGTGTCGTTAAAATGTACGAGTTAGTTGGTGGCCAACTTCCTCTTACTAATGTCAcaaacataatatttatagtcCGGCCACACTTAGACTTGATAGATTTAATTGCCGAGAATGTTCACGGGTAAACTATTGCCTAATTTAATGCATCTACTGATCAACTAAATCTCAATAATATCCGgtacttatttttatacagaGAGCAAAATCGATCTGCCAAAGagttccatttattttttgttcctcGAAAAAGTTtactgtgtaaaaaaaaattagaaaatcgAGGAGTTCTtggtaattttactttaattgaaGAATTCGTCTGTGATCTTTTTCCTTTTGATAATGACCTGATATCGATGGAATTGAATGAAACTTTCAAAGAGTTTCATTTAGAAAATGACCCGACTTGCTTATATCAAGTAGCACTTGCTATTCAGAGATTACAGAAATTGTATGGAAAAGTTTCTAAAATTACGGGACGTGGACCAGCAGCAAGTAAAGTttggaatttattaaaaagattagaccgagaagaagaagaaaaggaTATAAAAGAATACAGAGGAAGTAATACACCAGTGAGAATTGACCATTTGCTTTTAATTGATCGAAGCATTGATCTGCTCTCTCCTCTTGTCACCCAACTGACTTATGAAGGCTTGATTGatgaaatatataacattCACTGTAGTAAGTTTATTTGCTTatcatcaaatattaattttctggtggtcaattattttaatttatttacgatCTACAGCTACGATCAAACTACcagctaaaaaatttcacgATTCTGAGAGCTCTCCTACTGTTATGTcgattgataaaaaagaaCAAATTATACTGAATTCAGGTGAAGAATTATTTGCTGAAATCAGGTatagttgtaaaaattaattataaatactatgAAATAGAGTACGATACCCGCGGCTAATAAGGCCTAAGGAACAGAAatcagatttaaaataatcgcctCCGTCAAAGGCTTCTCTAATAGAAGAGTCttgcatagagatgttacgaaaaatttatagagtcccgataccacgttccttgtcttctatatttcatcattcatcatatgctgtcgtagcacaaaagaaattatagaaaacgatctagtcttctgactcttaaaaagtaatgttgctaaatttaagtgatgatatatatctaataccaattttattaagtatagttaaactactgcagtttgtttaacccgtaggccttattaccctaccgtagtaaaataaggcatatttgtatggtttttgtaaaagtatgattttttgtttgtttatggtaaaaataaccattaattcatttcattttatggctaatgtattgaaataaagattaatgatacatttcgataattaaatgcaatattttcgattctattcaaaatctcccttagctaggccttattacctgCCGGTACCTTAtgtctttttataaaaaaatcaaacagaATCTATTTGACTTTATACTACGAatattttgtcaaaattattgttattatattcatattacagagataaaaatttcaatggcGTTGGGCCTGTTCTAAGTCAAAAAGCTAAAATTATCTCATCCCAGTTTGATGAAAGACACGGAGATAAAAGTGTGcaagaaataaaacaatttgttGCTCGATTACCTTACATGCTCGCAACAAAACAATCTTTAGCACGACGTAAAactgaattattttcactaataTAACATTGTAGATATTGATTACTATAACAAGtactttttaaaactattgttTAGATACGACCATAGCTGAAATGGTAAAAGAAGTAACAGATTCCGATAGTTTCCTCGAGCGTCTTCAAGTAGAACAAGAATTATTGAACTGTATTGATACTGATAAGCCGAATGCGTACATCGAAGATTGTATATCACAGAAAAAACCTTTGATCAAAGTCCTTCGACTTCTTTGCATTCAGTCTTTAACAAATTCTGGTTTAAAACCAAAACTTCTTGATTATTATAAGAGGGAGATTATTCAAACGTATGGTTATCAACATATTCTGACGTTGTCGAATCTTGAAAAAGCAAATTTACTGAGATCTCAGCAATCTAACAGACAGTATGCAGTTTTACGAAAAGCTTTGAGGCTCACTGTTGAAGATGAAAGCGAAATTGCGCCAAAAGATATCAGCTATGTACACTCAGTTTACGCGCCTTTAAGTATAAGACTAGCAGAACGTTTAATCCAACCGGGTGGATGGCAAGGTTTGAATGATATTCTAGGTTTATTACCAGGCCCATCAGTTAATGATTCTCAAGAGAAAATATCTAATCTCAGAAGTATGtctaacatatatttttttaaattgtaattaatttttatacacagtaaaaaaaatttgtaaaaattaacatgaaACTGTGTGTTAGAAcaatattttacacaatttttttatttagttttaacaCTATTTAtgtgtgcaaaaaaaattacacaaaaaaatgttaacattTCTCTGATACcggctttaaaaattttatctacaaCACAAGTaaagtgttaatttaacatttttacttGTGTTATTTTGATGCTTATAAAaacttatgtatatataagctTAACAAGAgattacagtaaatttaacacattgTTAGTGTgactttaatgaattaatacgCGCTCTATGTTAATGttacattttaaaagtgttaacACTTGTTTGAACAGTAATACTGAGTAACTGTTacttttgtttcaattaacatttttttgtgttaaaaataaactgatgAAACAACACGAAAGCAgtatgttaaattaacacacaaaaatgttaaatatttaacatgaaatttttaacacagacTTTTTTACTATGTATAATTTTGCAAATCGTCATctttaatatgtatatatatgtttttttttattaattttaggaCAATCGATTACAAGTGAAGATTCAAACTCAGAGCCATCACGGCTTGTTTTAGTATTTTTCATTGGTGGTTGCACTTACGCTGAAATATCAGCATTGAGATTTTTATCTCAGCAAGAAGATCGTAAGTATAAAAGAAAGTTGATAAGAATTTAATTAGTGAATCaagtaaaatgataatttattaattataaaatattttagtaaacgTTGAGTTTATCATTGCAACCACAAAACTAATTAATGGAGATTCATTCATTATGTCTTTGACTGAGGATCTGCAAACACCtcaaaaatgaagaaattatttatcgcCTATTCAATTGAAATTGGAATATGTTGGACCTATGtggtaaattaataacaaattattattttacgcaACGTTTCGTTAATTTTGATTCAATATCACAAAGCGGTAAAACagaaaatgagtttttttatattcgcAGGAACCGCGGGAACTActgaatatatttgaattaaacttatcataaaaattgtcTTGTTTTGGAAATAGTtccgatatattttttactattgaaATCTCTTCAgcaacgtatttttttttttttaattacaaagttGTTCAAATTTCTACTCAGTTTTCGTGCTATTGAAGATtgcaaacaatatttttacttctGTATATTTACAAACATAACTATAAAGTTAGCAGAgagctgaaaaataatataattgtcTTAAAAAATCTGATGGTCTTTCATCTTctaattgacatttatttccCCAACATTaatggaaattattgattaatttaaatgagaaatagGGTAGAATTGgtcatagtaaaaatttaagtaaaaaaaacattaattggcgaatgataaaaataagtcagttaattttttatttttttttaaactatcagCATGAAATTATGGTCATACAAATAAATGAAGTCAATTCAGTCGCTACTTTTTtatcatgataaaaaattgtttgcaaacaattaaaaaaaagttattccaCAAATACTAGTCTTTTCATTGACCTGTATCATCCATATGCTCAAACGCTAACACttgacttaaataattttaatattcagcTTGATTACGATATGACGGAAAACCACGGGAATTCGATGTTTAGTTGACTGCAAAGAGTTGGCGTTCAATTAGTTGACGCAAACTTTTCTacaattttctgtaaaatcGAAAGTAACTTCTATTCTATATCTCGCAACTTTCTATCAAGTTGTCTTTAAATATGGAAGTGGCTCGATCTTACGTCCATTTTCAACTTGTGGAAAAGTGGGACCCTCACGTCCACTATTCAGCTCCGGCAATACATAATAGATTTCCTACACTAATAGAACAGTTTGCTTAGCGAAAGTTTACTTACAaaagttttcttgaattttccgtcaaatgtccgtcaactccgagcttttccgttttttacgacaatttatatacaacttttataaacaatttgacgtaaatttattaCCCGAATTagactgaaaattttcttcgAAAGTTACATACAAATTGTCGTCAAAAATGGAAAAGCCCGaagtttgatgaaaaattcaagaaaactttTACCAaggatttttctaaaaaaaaatgatatctctaaattgaagaaaaattaacctaaaacttttctttacaacttttgtcgtcaaattactgtcaatttcaagctaaagtagCTATTAGGGTAGcctaaaaaatgtatttggtTAATTACTCGGTAATTTACCAGCAGTATATTGGTAAAGtgggtaaattataaattttactggaAAAATCGTTTCCCTCATGGCAAACATTAAGGTTAcaagaaaattcatttattcacTCAAGTTATTCTTGGTAAGCAGAAGCAACAGAAACGTGGACAAGGCAAGTAAACcaccatatatattattactttttactgAAACTTCATTGTTGATGCGCATTagaaaattaca is a window from the Microplitis demolitor isolate Queensland-Clemson2020A chromosome 4, iyMicDemo2.1a, whole genome shotgun sequence genome containing:
- the LOC103570224 gene encoding phosphoglycerate mutase 1, which codes for MAKYRIVMVRHGESEWNQLNLFCGWFDAGLSEKGKNEAIAAGKALKDSGYRFDVAHTSVLTRAQVTLQTILKEIGQENIPIYKTWRLNERHYGGLTGMNKAETAAKYGEQQVQIWRRSFDTPPPPMEPDHKYYDTIVKDERYKDGPKADEFPMFESLELTIKRTLPYWNDVIIPQLKEGKKIIIAAHGNSLRGIVKHLDQLSNDEIMGLNLPTGIPFVYELDENFKPIVSMKFLGDEETVKAAMAAVAAQGKVK
- the LOC103570223 gene encoding vacuolar protein sorting-associated protein 33A, with the translated sequence MSSAHLSGGRLNIGLLQEQARKQLLCLIEKCDGPKAIVWDQSLAGPVGLIAKYNLLEEYGVVKMYELVGGQLPLTNVTNIIFIVRPHLDLIDLIAENVHGEQNRSAKEFHLFFVPRKSLLCKKKLENRGVLGNFTLIEEFVCDLFPFDNDLISMELNETFKEFHLENDPTCLYQVALAIQRLQKLYGKVSKITGRGPAASKVWNLLKRLDREEEEKDIKEYRGSNTPVRIDHLLLIDRSIDLLSPLVTQLTYEGLIDEIYNIHCTTIKLPAKKFHDSESSPTVMSIDKKEQIILNSGEELFAEIRDKNFNGVGPVLSQKAKIISSQFDERHGDKSVQEIKQFVARLPYMLATKQSLARHTTIAEMVKEVTDSDSFLERLQVEQELLNCIDTDKPNAYIEDCISQKKPLIKVLRLLCIQSLTNSGLKPKLLDYYKREIIQTYGYQHILTLSNLEKANLLRSQQSNRQYAVLRKALRLTVEDESEIAPKDISYVHSVYAPLSIRLAERLIQPGGWQGLNDILGLLPGPSVNDSQEKISNLRRQSITSEDSNSEPSRLVLVFFIGGCTYAEISALRFLSQQEDLNVEFIIATTKLINGDSFIMSLTEDLQTPQK